One region of Thermococcus sp. genomic DNA includes:
- a CDS encoding ArsR family transcriptional regulator — translation MFGRRKDVVYKVLATKKRAVALQALSAELETPMSAVLKTVKQLESDGLVEVFYGREKASIMVRAKTIEDFI, via the coding sequence ATGTTCGGCAGGCGTAAGGATGTTGTTTATAAGGTCCTTGCCACCAAAAAAAGGGCCGTGGCGCTCCAGGCCCTGAGTGCCGAGCTTGAAACCCCAATGTCCGCGGTTCTCAAAACCGTTAAACAGCTTGAATCCGACGGTCTGGTGGAGGTCTTCTATGGCCGGGAGAAGGCTTCAATAATGGTCAGGGCAAAGACCATAGAGGACTTCATCTAA
- a CDS encoding ATP-dependent DNA ligase gives MKYAELADLYRRLEKTTLKTLKTRFVSDFLKRTPDELLEIIPYLILGKVFPDWDERELGVGEKLLIKAVSMATGVPEREIENSVRDTGDLGESVALALKKKRQKSFFSQPLTIKRVYDTFVKIAEASGQGSQDRKLKYLANLFMDSQPEEGKYLARTVLGTMRTGVAEGLMRDAIASAFGVKAELVERAYMLTSDFGYVARVAKLEGNEGLSKVRIQVGKPIRPMLAQNAASVKEALTEMGGKAAFEIKYDGARVQVHKDGDRVVIYSRRLENVTKSIPEVVDAVLESVKAEKAIVEGELVAVGEEGKPRPFQYVLRRFRRKYNIEEMIEKIPLELNLFDVLYVDGEGLIDTPFSERRKRLEGIISSNERIRLAEQLVTAKADEAEAFYQRALELGHEGLMAKRLDSVYEPGNRGKKWLKIKPTMEDLDLVIIGAEWGEGRRAHLLGSFLVAAFDPHSGEFVPVGKVGSGFTDEDLAEFTRMLKPLIVREEGKYVEIEPKVVIQVTYQEIQKSPKYESGFALRFPRYVALREDKSPEEADTIERIAQLYEFQERFKAKR, from the coding sequence ATGAAATATGCCGAGCTGGCCGACCTTTACAGACGCCTGGAAAAAACAACCCTCAAGACCCTCAAGACGAGATTCGTCTCAGATTTTCTAAAGAGAACTCCCGATGAGCTCCTTGAGATAATACCTTACCTCATCCTTGGAAAGGTCTTCCCTGACTGGGACGAGAGGGAGCTCGGCGTCGGCGAGAAGCTCCTCATAAAGGCCGTCTCGATGGCAACAGGTGTCCCCGAGAGGGAGATAGAGAACTCCGTGAGAGACACTGGCGATTTGGGAGAGAGCGTTGCTTTAGCCCTGAAAAAGAAAAGGCAGAAGAGCTTCTTCTCCCAGCCGCTGACCATAAAGCGCGTTTATGACACCTTCGTGAAGATAGCGGAGGCCAGCGGGCAGGGGAGTCAGGACAGAAAGCTGAAGTATCTGGCCAACCTCTTCATGGACTCTCAACCCGAGGAGGGCAAGTACCTGGCCAGGACGGTTCTCGGAACGATGAGAACCGGTGTCGCCGAGGGGCTCATGAGGGACGCCATAGCGAGCGCCTTTGGCGTCAAGGCCGAGCTCGTCGAAAGGGCCTACATGCTCACGAGCGACTTCGGATACGTAGCCAGGGTGGCCAAGCTTGAGGGGAACGAAGGCCTCTCAAAGGTCAGGATTCAGGTGGGCAAGCCTATAAGGCCGATGCTCGCCCAGAACGCGGCCAGTGTGAAGGAAGCGCTGACGGAGATGGGTGGAAAGGCGGCGTTCGAGATAAAATATGATGGCGCGCGCGTTCAGGTTCACAAGGACGGGGATAGGGTCGTTATCTACTCCCGCAGGCTGGAGAACGTGACGAAGTCCATCCCCGAGGTGGTTGACGCGGTTCTGGAGAGCGTGAAAGCTGAAAAGGCCATCGTGGAGGGCGAGCTCGTTGCCGTGGGTGAGGAAGGAAAGCCCAGGCCCTTCCAGTACGTCCTGAGGCGCTTCAGGAGGAAGTACAACATCGAGGAGATGATAGAGAAAATACCCCTTGAGCTGAACCTCTTCGACGTCCTCTACGTTGACGGCGAGGGGCTGATAGACACCCCCTTCTCCGAGCGCAGGAAGAGGCTTGAGGGGATAATCTCCTCAAATGAGAGGATAAGACTGGCCGAGCAGCTGGTGACTGCAAAGGCCGACGAGGCTGAGGCATTCTACCAGCGCGCCCTTGAGCTGGGCCATGAGGGGCTGATGGCGAAGCGCCTGGATTCGGTTTACGAGCCCGGAAACAGGGGGAAGAAGTGGCTCAAGATAAAGCCGACCATGGAAGACCTCGACCTCGTCATAATAGGCGCGGAGTGGGGCGAGGGAAGGCGCGCACACCTCCTCGGCTCGTTCCTGGTTGCGGCCTTTGATCCACACAGCGGCGAGTTCGTCCCGGTTGGAAAGGTTGGGAGCGGCTTCACCGACGAGGACCTGGCCGAGTTCACGAGGATGCTCAAGCCCCTCATAGTCCGCGAGGAGGGCAAATACGTCGAGATAGAGCCGAAAGTTGTTATCCAGGTCACCTACCAGGAGATACAGAAGAGCCCGAAGTACGAGAGCGGCTTTGCCCTCCGCTTCCCGCGTTACGTGGCTTTAAGAGAAGACAAGAGTCCGGAGGAAGCGGACACCATCGAGCGCATAGCCCAGCTCTACGAGTTCCAGGAGAGATTTAAGGCTAAAAGATGA
- a CDS encoding MinD/ParA family protein produces the protein MVSVVITGRGGAGKTTMTANLGTYFSKNGYRTLVIDGDLYLPKLAFHFGIYNPVYNLHTLLKNPDMRVLNAVYHDVNTGVDVLPGSSRLYDVIDLDNKRLRDIVREISTRYQLTIIDSPVGIPFDTISTFRLAQYQLIILEIERCPIHSIHRMVENEVIKLKALGEAYGLKVGVIINKVRESSHNIDDVVDFLEYSVDVPVVGIIPYDYKVPEATNIGRPVLDYAPHAPASKAIREAGDVLNEWIFGKKREGILRRLYEAIISFLHSSRVPAGKKL, from the coding sequence GTGGTATCAGTGGTGATAACCGGCAGGGGCGGAGCGGGAAAGACCACAATGACCGCCAACCTGGGTACGTACTTCTCCAAGAACGGATACAGGACGCTCGTCATAGACGGCGACCTGTACCTGCCCAAGCTTGCCTTTCATTTTGGAATATACAACCCGGTCTACAATCTTCACACCCTCCTGAAGAACCCGGACATGCGCGTTCTCAACGCCGTTTACCACGACGTCAACACGGGGGTTGACGTGCTTCCGGGGAGCTCAAGGCTGTACGACGTCATCGACCTTGACAACAAACGACTCAGGGACATCGTGAGGGAGATTTCAACGAGGTATCAGCTGACGATAATAGACTCGCCCGTCGGCATACCCTTCGACACGATATCAACCTTCCGGCTCGCCCAGTATCAGCTTATAATACTAGAGATAGAGCGCTGCCCGATACACTCGATTCACAGAATGGTCGAGAACGAGGTTATCAAGCTCAAGGCCCTTGGCGAGGCCTACGGGCTTAAGGTGGGGGTGATAATAAACAAGGTCAGGGAATCGTCCCACAACATCGACGACGTTGTGGACTTCCTTGAGTACAGCGTCGACGTCCCCGTCGTCGGGATAATCCCCTACGACTACAAGGTTCCGGAAGCGACGAATATAGGACGGCCGGTTCTCGACTATGCGCCCCACGCTCCGGCATCGAAGGCCATCCGGGAAGCTGGTGATGTTCTGAACGAGTGGATATTCGGAAAGAAGAGAGAAGGCATACTCCGCAGGTTATACGAGGCGATAATCTCATTCCTCCATTCCAGCAGAGTTCCTGCGGGCAAAAAGCTCTGA
- a CDS encoding DUF2103 domain-containing protein: protein MPKHFKKGVKREHHFLKGLERPLEEIAQIPGVKKVIPGRIYASDSRGFEIRVSRETKTGLKLIAKSDGSVQEVFLVVDKGDRERVWEEIEKMAREWRR, encoded by the coding sequence ATGCCGAAGCACTTCAAGAAAGGCGTCAAGAGGGAGCACCACTTCCTCAAGGGACTTGAGAGGCCGCTCGAAGAGATAGCCCAGATCCCAGGGGTTAAGAAAGTCATCCCCGGCAGGATATACGCGAGCGATTCCAGGGGCTTCGAGATAAGGGTCTCCCGCGAGACGAAGACGGGTTTGAAGCTCATAGCCAAGAGCGACGGGAGCGTTCAGGAGGTTTTTCTGGTCGTCGATAAGGGCGACAGGGAGAGGGTTTGGGAAGAAATTGAGAAAATGGCAAGGGAATGGAGACGTTAG
- the rlmD gene encoding 23S rRNA (uracil(1939)-C(5))-methyltransferase RlmD — protein MRGVVERLDNEGLGVVRLGKKEVHVPFTAPGDEVEIRRWRKRKRTLVATDFEVITPSPMRTEPKCPHFGICGGCLLQHIPYGEQVRFKSDKLSRILGFDVDVVPSPVIYGHRNRIDVVISTKGVGFRRRGTWWDAVDIEWCPVFGDSSRKVLRSLRDFIEDFKPSLYEIRRNEGFLRYIVIREGKFTGELMVNLVTSEGGLPGEFPGYFDYATSVYWSVNRTKSDVSYGDVERFWGSEFIREKLDDVTYLIHPNSFFQTNSHQAVNLVRRVAELVEGERVLDLYSGVGTFGIYLAKRGFSVEGIEANPFAVEMANKNARLNGVEATFTVGEDRNVENLSKYDTVIVDPPRAGLHPRLIRKILKDKPQSIVYVSCNPKTLRANLDELVGAYSLDAAVGLDMFPHTPHVETVVKLKLKV, from the coding sequence ATGCGCGGAGTTGTTGAGAGGCTTGATAATGAGGGACTGGGAGTCGTGAGACTCGGAAAGAAGGAGGTTCATGTCCCCTTCACCGCACCCGGAGACGAGGTGGAAATACGGAGATGGCGAAAGAGGAAGAGAACCCTTGTTGCGACCGATTTTGAGGTAATAACGCCTTCTCCGATGAGGACTGAGCCAAAGTGTCCCCACTTCGGTATCTGCGGTGGCTGCCTGCTCCAACATATCCCCTACGGGGAGCAGGTCAGGTTTAAATCCGACAAGTTATCCCGGATTTTGGGTTTTGATGTCGATGTTGTTCCATCACCCGTGATATATGGTCATCGAAACCGCATTGATGTTGTCATCTCTACAAAAGGCGTTGGATTCAGACGGCGCGGTACGTGGTGGGACGCGGTTGACATCGAGTGGTGTCCCGTCTTTGGAGACTCCAGCCGAAAGGTTCTCCGCTCCCTGAGGGACTTCATCGAGGACTTTAAGCCGAGCCTGTATGAGATCCGCAGGAACGAAGGGTTTTTGAGGTACATAGTTATCCGAGAGGGCAAGTTTACGGGAGAGCTCATGGTGAACCTCGTTACCTCTGAGGGGGGCCTTCCCGGGGAGTTCCCTGGGTACTTCGACTACGCCACCTCTGTCTACTGGAGCGTTAACAGAACCAAGAGCGACGTCTCCTACGGCGACGTTGAGAGGTTCTGGGGCTCAGAGTTTATAAGGGAGAAGCTCGACGACGTTACCTACCTGATACATCCAAACAGCTTTTTCCAGACTAACAGCCATCAGGCGGTCAACCTAGTCCGGCGGGTGGCCGAGCTCGTCGAGGGTGAGAGGGTGCTCGACCTGTACTCCGGTGTCGGAACTTTTGGAATATACCTCGCCAAGCGGGGCTTTAGCGTGGAGGGAATCGAGGCCAATCCCTTCGCCGTGGAGATGGCCAATAAAAACGCCCGGCTTAACGGCGTTGAGGCCACTTTCACCGTCGGAGAGGACAGGAATGTCGAAAATCTTTCAAAATACGACACGGTAATCGTGGATCCTCCGAGGGCGGGGCTGCACCCCCGGCTAATAAGGAAAATCTTAAAAGACAAACCGCAAAGCATCGTTTACGTCTCCTGCAACCCAAAGACCCTCAGGGCGAATCTCGATGAGCTGGTAGGAGCCTACTCCCTGGACGCCGCTGTGGGGCTTGACATGTTCCCTCACACACCTCACGTGGAGACGGTTGTCAAACTTAAACTCAAGGTTTAA
- the pyrE gene encoding orotate phosphoribosyltransferase encodes MKGQLIDMFFSEGAILFGRFILTSGRESEYYINVKKLSTNPEALRIIARLMAEKAKTLGIEFDRVAGPELGAVPIATALALETGKPLVIVRKKPKGHGTGSQIEGEVKPGDRILLVEDVTTTGGSVLRAAEVLENVGAEIAAISVVVDREEGAGERIEKKYRFIPLVTVSELFARRNSAGMEE; translated from the coding sequence ATGAAGGGCCAGCTCATCGATATGTTCTTCTCTGAGGGGGCCATACTCTTCGGCCGCTTCATACTCACCTCCGGGCGGGAGAGCGAGTACTACATCAACGTCAAGAAGCTCTCCACCAATCCTGAGGCGCTGAGGATAATCGCGAGGCTGATGGCCGAGAAGGCCAAGACCCTCGGCATCGAGTTCGACCGCGTCGCCGGTCCCGAGCTTGGGGCGGTTCCCATCGCGACCGCTCTGGCGCTCGAAACAGGAAAGCCCCTCGTCATAGTCCGCAAGAAGCCCAAGGGACACGGCACGGGGAGCCAGATCGAGGGGGAGGTAAAGCCCGGCGATAGGATACTCCTGGTCGAGGACGTGACGACCACGGGTGGGAGCGTTCTGAGAGCCGCCGAGGTCCTGGAGAATGTCGGGGCCGAGATAGCCGCCATAAGCGTGGTTGTTGACAGGGAAGAGGGGGCTGGCGAAAGAATAGAAAAGAAGTACAGGTTCATACCCCTTGTCACGGTCTCAGAGCTTTTTGCCCGCAGGAACTCTGCTGGAATGGAGGAATGA
- the lrpA gene encoding HTH-type transcriptional regulator LrpA — protein sequence MLDERDRIIIEMLTKDARTPFTEIAKVLGISETAVRKRVKALEEAGVIKQYTVVVDPSKLGYNLVSLTGVDTLPEKIFDVASKLREFEFVRSVYLTSGDHMIMAEVWAKDGEDLSDIISNKIGKIEGVTKVCPAIILEKLK from the coding sequence ATGCTTGATGAAAGGGATAGGATCATAATCGAGATGCTCACCAAGGATGCCCGCACTCCTTTCACGGAGATAGCAAAGGTTCTGGGCATCAGCGAGACGGCCGTCAGGAAGAGGGTCAAGGCCCTTGAGGAGGCCGGGGTTATCAAGCAGTACACCGTTGTCGTTGACCCCTCAAAGCTCGGCTACAACCTCGTCAGCCTGACCGGGGTTGACACCCTCCCCGAGAAGATATTCGACGTTGCCAGCAAGCTCAGGGAGTTTGAGTTCGTCAGGAGCGTCTATCTCACCAGCGGCGACCACATGATAATGGCCGAGGTGTGGGCCAAGGACGGGGAGGATCTCTCCGACATAATCTCCAACAAGATAGGCAAAATAGAGGGTGTCACCAAAGTCTGCCCCGCCATCATCCTTGAGAAGCTGAAGTGA
- a CDS encoding class I SAM-dependent methyltransferase translates to MSFKEKYARLGERYERIDGPLERFFEPLRRKAARFVSGKVLEVGVGTGFMLPYYPLDIELHAIDAVPEMLEVAKKRAEELGLNARFYVMDAERLEFPDESFDTVVSAFVFCTIPNPERAMEEINRVLRPGGRAVFLEHTKSDCRLVNWLLLKPLDLLLGWLIEDNTLRETHRLVEKYFDVEHEERLYAGVVRLIVGRKEG, encoded by the coding sequence ATGAGCTTCAAGGAGAAGTACGCGAGGCTCGGCGAGAGGTACGAGCGGATAGACGGCCCCCTGGAGAGGTTCTTCGAGCCCCTCAGGAGGAAGGCCGCCCGGTTCGTCTCGGGGAAAGTTCTCGAAGTCGGTGTAGGGACCGGCTTCATGCTGCCCTATTACCCCTTGGACATCGAGCTGCACGCTATTGACGCCGTCCCCGAGATGCTGGAGGTGGCAAAGAAGAGAGCCGAGGAATTAGGTCTGAACGCCCGCTTCTACGTCATGGACGCCGAGAGGCTGGAATTTCCGGACGAGAGCTTTGACACTGTAGTTTCAGCCTTCGTCTTCTGCACAATCCCAAACCCGGAGAGAGCCATGGAGGAAATCAACCGCGTCCTGAGGCCCGGCGGAAGGGCTGTGTTCCTCGAACACACAAAAAGCGACTGCAGGCTCGTCAACTGGCTCCTCCTCAAGCCCCTTGACCTTCTCCTCGGGTGGCTGATAGAGGACAACACCCTGAGGGAGACTCACAGGCTCGTGGAGAAGTACTTCGATGTGGAGCACGAGGAGAGGCTCTATGCGGGCGTCGTGAGGCTTATCGTTGGGAGAAAGGAGGGATAA